The Argonema galeatum A003/A1 genomic sequence GCATTGTTTGGCCTGACGGTAGCGTCCACTGGATAGAAGCATACGGTCGCGTTTTTTGCAACGAAACCGGCGAGGCGGTGCGGATGATTGGTGTGGGATTGGATATCACCGAAAGCAAACAGGTAGAAGAAGCGCTCAGTCAAAGCGAACAACACTACCGCAACTTGGCCGATGCCATGCCGCTTATAGTCTGGACAGCACAACCGGATGGTGCTGTGGATTACTTCAATCAGCGGTGGTTTGATTATACAGAAACTACTATTGAGCAAAGCAAAGGCTGGGGCTGGCAGTCAGTAGTGCATCCAGACGATCGCGTCCGGTGTCTGGAAGACTGGAGGAGAGCCCTGGAAACAGGCTCTTGTTGTGAAGTTGAGTATCGCTTCAGACGATCGGACGGCTCTTATCGCTGGCACTTGGGCAGGGCGATGCCAATGCGCGATAGACAAGGAAAGATTGTTTCTTGGGTAGGTACAGCTACAGATATTGACACTCAGAAACAGACTCAGGAAGCTGAGCGTTTTCTGTCCCAAGCAAGCAAGGAATTGGCAAGTTCGCTCGATTACCAAACCACACTTGAGCGGGTGGTACGTCTGGCGGTTCCTACTGTGGGCGACTGGTGTGCTGTGGATGTCTGGGAAGAAGAAAGCAGAGTCGCAGAGGGGCAGAGGGGCAGGGGGGCAGAGGGGCAGAGGGGCAGAGGGGCAGAGGGGCAGGGTAATTTTTCAACTCAAAACTCTAAGAGTGGCCAATCACGTTCAATCCGGCGGTTAGCGGTAGCTCATGTAGACCCTTCAAAAGTTGAGTGGGCGCAAGAGTTGCAGGAACGTTACCCCCACGATCTCAACGATCGACATGGTGTTCCAAATGTATTGCGATCGGGTAAATCCGAGTTGTATCCCGACATACCCGACTCGCTTCTCGTTACTACAGCCCGCGATGCCGAACACTTGGCAATAATGCGAGAAATCGGTTTCTCATCGGCTATGGTTGTGCCCATGATTGCGCGCTCTAGAACCCTGGGCGCAATCACGTTTGTCTCAGATAAGTCAGGGCGTCACTACAGTGCGTCAGACTTGGCGTTGGCAGAGGATCTTGCCTGTCGTGCTGCCTTAGCCGTTGACAACGCCCGCCTCTACCGCGAATCCCAGGAAGCAGAAGCTGCCTTGCGGGAGAGCGAAACTGAGCGAAAATCAGCGGCAGAAGCTATGCGCTCTAGGGCCAACGAACTCGATCGCCTGAGTTCTGTCTTGGCGAAAACAAATATGGATTTGGAAAAGCGCAATCAGGAACTCGACCAGTTTGCCTATATTGTTTCCCACGACTTGAAAGCACCCCTGCGTGCGATCGCTAACCTCTCTCAATGGATAGAAGAAGACCTACAAGACTTGCTCACCGGGGACACCAGACACCAAATGAACTTATTGCGGGGGCGCGTTCACCGCATGGAAGGTTTAATTGAAGGTATCCTCACTTATTCCCGCGTAGGAAGGGTACAAACGTCTAAGGAAATAGTGGATGTAGGCACTTTGTTACAAAATATCATCGATTCTCTGGCACCACCACCCACATTTACCATAACGGTGGAGTCGGAAATGCCGGTGTTCGCTACGGAGCCGTTGCCCCTAGAACAAGTGTTCGCCAATCTCATTAGCAACGCCATCAAACACCATCACCGCACCGACGGACACATAGAGATTTCCGTACAAGATCGAGGTGACTTCTACGAATTTGTCGTTAGAGATGATGGGCCTGGTATCGATCCTCAATACCATGAGAAAGTATTTGCGATCTTCCAAACCCTCGTACCGCGCGATCGGGTTGAGAATACAGGCATCGGGCTATCTCTGGTGAAGAAAATTGTGGAAGATAAAGGGGGGAGCGTCCGGTTAGAATCTCATCAAGATAGGGGAGCCACCTTTCGCTTTACTTGGCCAAAATAATAACTAGGGGCTAGAAAAGTCACTCATTCAAAAGTCAAAAGTCAAAAAATAATTAATTACAACTGACAACTGACAACTGACAACTGACAACTGACAACTGACTAATAACCAATGACCAATGACCAATGACAAACTGACAAACCTTTTACTTGTCGATGATGATGATGTTGATGTAATGATCGTGCAACGAGCATTCGAGAAAAATAACATCACCGATCGACTCTACGTGGCGGCCAATGGGGTGGAAGCTCTATTCATGCTGCGTGACGGTGGAAAGCCACCACTCATACCCCCGAATCGGCGATTGATATTACTCGATCTCAATATGCCCAAAATGGGTGGAATTGAGTTTTTGCGAGAATTGCGGGCTGACCCGGAACTGCGAACAATACCTGTCATTGTGCTGACGACATCCAATGAACAGAAAGATAAATTGGAAGCCTATAACCTTAATGTAGCAGGCTACATTGTTAAGCCAGTTACGTTCACTAAATTTGTGGAGGTTATGGCAACAGTTAACAAATACTGGACTCTGAACGAGATCCCTTGAGACATTTTAGATTTTAGATTTTAGATTTTAGATTTGAAAGTATCGAATCATGATAGAAGAGACGCTGAAAATCTTGGTGGTAGATGACGATGAGGTGGATCGGATAGTCGTTCGCAGATCGCTCAAGGCTGCCGGTGAAGCGATCGAACTGTCGGAGGCGGAGAGTTGTGCTACGGCTCTAGCAGCTTTAAGGCAGAAGACCTTTGATTGTATCTTCCTCGACTATCGCTTACCAGATGCGGATGGATTGGCACTGATAAAGCAATTGCGCTCTGCGGGTTTCAAAATGCCTGTGGTGGTGTTGACCGGCCAAGGAGATGAGCAAATTGCTGTTGAAATGATGAAGGCGGGAGCGTCTGACTATCTTTCTAAGGGAAAACTTTCTACCGAGTCCCTCTCTAGAAGCCTACGCAATGCG encodes the following:
- a CDS encoding PAS domain-containing protein, encoding MEEELRLQLLDHSALAQTSQLALAESNMKSLLDEAVNLITQTLGVKYALVLDLLKKDEGFIVRAGVGWQKDIVSKRILAENEQAVNKLLSGTPVIIELGQNQVGRGEEEEEFLAFLHAHGVVSGISAVIEGQEQPLGILSACTNRQRKYSEDDVNFVKALANILAKAIELQQKQAALQASQDQLIFALDVTRMGIWDWNILTGEVKWSDTLEPLHGLAPGTFKGTFAAFLECVHSEDCEFVRHAIAGAVEHKENYNIEFRIVWPDGSVHWIEAYGRVFCNETGEAVRMIGVGLDITESKQVEEALSQSEQHYRNLADAMPLIVWTAQPDGAVDYFNQRWFDYTETTIEQSKGWGWQSVVHPDDRVRCLEDWRRALETGSCCEVEYRFRRSDGSYRWHLGRAMPMRDRQGKIVSWVGTATDIDTQKQTQEAERFLSQASKELASSLDYQTTLERVVRLAVPTVGDWCAVDVWEEESRVAEGQRGRGAEGQRGRGAEGQGNFSTQNSKSGQSRSIRRLAVAHVDPSKVEWAQELQERYPHDLNDRHGVPNVLRSGKSELYPDIPDSLLVTTARDAEHLAIMREIGFSSAMVVPMIARSRTLGAITFVSDKSGRHYSASDLALAEDLACRAALAVDNARLYRESQEAEAALRESETERKSAAEAMRSRANELDRLSSVLAKTNMDLEKRNQELDQFAYIVSHDLKAPLRAIANLSQWIEEDLQDLLTGDTRHQMNLLRGRVHRMEGLIEGILTYSRVGRVQTSKEIVDVGTLLQNIIDSLAPPPTFTITVESEMPVFATEPLPLEQVFANLISNAIKHHHRTDGHIEISVQDRGDFYEFVVRDDGPGIDPQYHEKVFAIFQTLVPRDRVENTGIGLSLVKKIVEDKGGSVRLESHQDRGATFRFTWPK
- a CDS encoding response regulator, giving the protein MTNDKLTNLLLVDDDDVDVMIVQRAFEKNNITDRLYVAANGVEALFMLRDGGKPPLIPPNRRLILLDLNMPKMGGIEFLRELRADPELRTIPVIVLTTSNEQKDKLEAYNLNVAGYIVKPVTFTKFVEVMATVNKYWTLNEIP